A section of the Hevea brasiliensis isolate MT/VB/25A 57/8 chromosome 17, ASM3005281v1, whole genome shotgun sequence genome encodes:
- the LOC110666021 gene encoding leucoanthocyanidin reductase, whose protein sequence is MTIPAPAASVPTLKSPVLIAGATGFIGHFVADACLDSGRPTYVLVRSTPISPSAAKVLRSLEEKGAIVLHGLINDKEKMEEILKEHKIDAVISAVGGDGISDQLALIQAIKAVGTIKRFLPSEFGHDVDRADPVEPGLQMYNEKRKIRRLIEEYGIPYTYICCNSIASWPYFDNTHPLEVLPPLDKFQIYGDGNMKAYFVAGTDIGKFTMKTVDDVRTLNKSVHFRPSCNFYNMNELAALWEKKIGRTLPRATVTEEDLLAAAAENRIPESIVASFTHDIFIKGCQINSSVDGPNDVEVSSLYPDEAFRTLDECFGDFVLGLNEKHVSSRDENAPPNPMVEPLIVTATCA, encoded by the exons ATGACTATTCCTGCTCCTGCAGCTTCTGTTCCCACATTGAAGAGTCCAGTCCTCATTGCCGGGGCAACTGGTTTTATCGGTCATTTTGTAGCAGATGCCTGCCTAGACTCCGGTCGACCTACTTATGTTCTTGTCCGGTCGACTCCTATCAGCCCATCTGCGGCTAAAGTTCTTAGGTCTCTTGAGGAGAAAGGAGCCATAGTCTTGCAT GGGTTGATAAATGACAAGGAAAAGATGGAGGAAATACTTAAAGAGCATAAGATTGATGCGGTAATATCAGCAGTTGGCGGTGACGGCATATCGGACcagcttgccctaatccaggcTATTAAAGCTGTGGGCACCATTAag AGATTTTTGCCTTCAGAATTTGGGCATGACGTGGATAGGGCTGATCCAGTGGAACCAGGCCTTCAAATGTACAATGAGAAGCGCAAGATTAGACGCTTGATCGAGGAGTACGGTATACCATACACGTACATTTGTTGCAATTCTATTGCTTCCTGGCCCTACTTCGACAATACTCACCCTTTGGAGGTTCTTCCTCCGCTGGATAAGTTCCAAATCTACGGTGATGGCAATATGAAAG CATACTTTGTTGCTGGTACCGACATTGGAAAATTTACAATGAAAACTGTTGATGATGTTCGAACCCTGAACAAGTCAGTTCATTTTCGACCATCCTGCAATTTTTACAACATGAACGAGCTTGCAGCTTTGTGGGAAAAGAAAATTGGAAGAACACTCCCTCGAGCTACAGTTACAGAAGAAGATTTACTTGCTGCAGCTGCAG AGAATCGTATACCAGAAAGTATTGTTGCATCATTCACCCATGATATTTTCATCAAGGGTTGCCAAATAAATTCTTCAGTTGATGGTCCTAATGACGTCGAAGTGAGCTCTCTGTATCCTGATGAAGCATTTCGTACATTGGATGAATGCTTTGGTGACTTTGTTCTTGGATTAAATGAGAAGCATGTCAGCAGCAGGGATGAAAATGCTCCTCCAAATCCCATGGTTGAACCATTGATAGTAACAGCAACCTGTGCCTAG